The proteins below come from a single Oceaniferula flava genomic window:
- a CDS encoding alpha-amylase family glycosyl hydrolase, protein MEKPTRPHIYQLMVRHFGNTNETRKPHGTIEENGCGKFNDINDAALLSLKQLGITHVWLTGVLEQASSTSYPDRPGDFPGLLKGKAGSPYAVRDYFDVCPDYAVEPENRLAEFQALLKRIGSHGLKAIIDFIPNHVARSYASDVHPELSFGKDDDTSHFFDPNNNFYYLGDLHPGGGKPLKLPSDDGPLPYPPESEHGKVTGNNAITWSPSRNDWYETIKLNYGHDFSVGPPCQLIHPLPAPDAILSMTPDTWQKMDSILAYWQDMGVEGFRVDMAHMVPMPYWHWQIRRCRQRNASVFFMAEAYDNDPAKLTDGNVLDELLTAGFNAVYDAPSYDVLKAVIEHGKWANDLDEATSPFCPRFHSALRYAENHDEVRIASPREWAAAGMDIGRPVCAILFGLGRGPIMIYNGQETGEAALDAEGFCGDNARTSIFDYWSMPSFTPWVNNHRYDGAKLNQPRKELRNFYSRLLRLCAEPAFTAGEFYGLNFANHNNPNYGRHGGEFVSGHWLYSYLRYDAASGQTFLVVVNLHPSETLVNVHVQIPENALQWMNNSAEHLSFTDRLGSATATKSTAAELPTLGLPLGNLPPKATLYLERES, encoded by the coding sequence GTGGAAAAACCGACCCGCCCACATATCTATCAGCTCATGGTGCGCCACTTCGGCAACACCAACGAGACGCGAAAACCCCACGGCACGATTGAGGAAAACGGCTGCGGCAAGTTCAATGACATCAACGACGCCGCATTGCTCTCACTCAAGCAGCTCGGCATCACCCACGTCTGGCTGACCGGGGTGTTAGAACAAGCGAGTTCCACCTCCTACCCGGACCGACCCGGCGATTTCCCCGGCTTACTCAAGGGCAAGGCCGGCTCACCTTATGCGGTGCGGGACTACTTTGACGTCTGCCCGGACTACGCGGTAGAGCCGGAGAACCGTCTCGCCGAGTTTCAGGCCCTGCTCAAGCGCATCGGCAGCCACGGGCTGAAAGCCATCATCGACTTCATCCCGAACCACGTCGCCCGCTCCTACGCCAGCGATGTTCATCCGGAGTTATCCTTCGGAAAAGACGATGACACCTCGCATTTTTTCGATCCTAACAACAACTTCTACTACCTTGGCGATCTCCACCCGGGGGGCGGCAAGCCGCTGAAGTTACCATCCGATGACGGCCCGCTCCCCTACCCACCGGAAAGCGAGCACGGCAAGGTCACCGGTAACAATGCCATCACCTGGTCGCCCTCACGCAACGACTGGTATGAAACCATCAAGCTGAACTACGGTCACGACTTCAGCGTCGGTCCGCCGTGCCAGCTGATCCACCCGCTGCCAGCCCCCGATGCCATCCTCTCGATGACCCCGGACACCTGGCAGAAAATGGATTCCATCCTCGCTTACTGGCAGGACATGGGAGTGGAAGGTTTCCGCGTGGACATGGCGCACATGGTGCCGATGCCGTACTGGCACTGGCAGATCCGCCGCTGCCGCCAGCGCAATGCTTCTGTGTTCTTCATGGCGGAAGCCTACGATAACGACCCGGCGAAACTGACCGACGGCAATGTGCTCGATGAGCTCCTCACAGCCGGCTTCAATGCCGTCTATGATGCCCCCAGCTACGATGTGCTCAAGGCGGTGATCGAACATGGCAAGTGGGCCAATGATCTCGATGAAGCCACCAGCCCATTCTGTCCACGATTCCACAGCGCCCTGCGCTACGCGGAAAACCACGATGAAGTGCGGATCGCCTCGCCCCGCGAGTGGGCGGCTGCCGGGATGGATATTGGTCGGCCCGTCTGCGCCATTCTCTTTGGCCTCGGTCGCGGTCCCATCATGATCTACAATGGTCAGGAAACAGGGGAAGCGGCTCTGGATGCCGAGGGGTTCTGCGGGGACAATGCACGGACGAGTATTTTTGACTACTGGTCGATGCCCAGCTTCACCCCTTGGGTCAACAACCACCGCTACGATGGCGCCAAGCTGAACCAGCCGCGCAAGGAGCTGCGTAATTTCTACTCCCGCCTCCTCCGGCTCTGCGCTGAACCGGCATTCACCGCCGGCGAGTTCTACGGGCTGAACTTTGCCAACCATAACAACCCAAACTACGGTCGGCACGGCGGCGAGTTTGTTTCCGGCCACTGGCTCTACAGCTACCTGCGCTACGATGCCGCCAGCGGCCAAACCTTCCTCGTGGTGGTGAACCTTCATCCGTCGGAAACCTTGGTCAACGTCCACGTCCAGATCCCCGAAAACGCGCTCCAGTGGATGAATAACAGCGCCGAGCACCTCAGCTTCACGGATCGCTTGGGCTCCGCCACCGCCACCAAGTCGACTGCCGCCGAGCTTCCCACGCTCGGCTTGCCACTGGGGAACCTGCCCCCGAAAGCCACGCTCTACCTGGAGCGGGAGTCGTGA
- a CDS encoding DUF1592 domain-containing protein — translation MKCKISHFVTLMFGMSLRLATLSWLAAAWPCLVSQAAADPYFPRDAVPVLRKYCYECHGEEKQEAGIAFHNLLNTDQALRSHKLLAKIAEQMENDDMPPFEADDFPDDSEKLLLTQSIDHLLNVIRSGKLPKTAGRVTIRRLNRNEYNYTVRDLFGVNFQPGKTFPADASGGEGFDNTADTLFLPPVLMESYLKAAIRVMDAVYQSDSLRKKVIFVSAAERKNSPRQAARKVLSYHAALAFRRKVEDAEIDPLLATFDARMKQEPDFEKALRTPLTSLLVNPKFLFRIQHDEPGKKQWPLNDFELATRLSYFLWSSMPDPELFKLANEGKLRDPGVLSGQIRRMLASKKSTAMARHFAGQWIGFEELIDRAEPDKKRFPQFTRSLRASMYHESVAFFNHLIRENRPVTELIDADYAFLNAELAAHYGIPGVTGNQLRKVALSDRNRGGIIGMGSVLVTTSLPLRTSPVKRGTWILSTILGSAPPPPPPDAGELPADDKSSEGLSFRKQLEIHRSKAKCASCHAKIDPLGFGLENYDPIGRWRSVGVNGQAVDSAAELPDGTRFSSPSELKSILMQDKDKIARNLCRKMLAYALGRPLEYYDEPVVSDLLKTIKTKDYHMQALIIAIAESHPFQNRSSTR, via the coding sequence ATGAAGTGTAAGATTTCCCACTTCGTTACGTTGATGTTTGGAATGTCCCTCCGTCTCGCCACGCTTTCTTGGCTCGCTGCTGCATGGCCCTGCCTCGTTTCCCAGGCAGCGGCGGATCCGTATTTCCCGCGCGACGCCGTGCCGGTGCTGCGCAAATACTGCTACGAATGCCACGGCGAGGAAAAACAGGAGGCCGGCATCGCCTTCCACAATTTGCTGAACACCGATCAGGCACTGCGCTCGCACAAGCTGCTGGCAAAGATTGCGGAGCAGATGGAAAACGACGACATGCCACCCTTCGAGGCCGATGATTTTCCGGACGACAGCGAAAAGCTGCTGCTAACCCAAAGCATCGATCACCTGCTCAACGTCATCCGCTCCGGCAAGCTCCCCAAAACCGCCGGCCGCGTGACCATCCGCCGGCTCAATCGAAACGAATACAACTACACCGTGCGCGACCTCTTCGGGGTAAACTTCCAGCCGGGCAAAACCTTCCCTGCCGATGCCTCCGGCGGTGAGGGATTCGATAACACAGCCGACACCCTCTTCCTGCCGCCGGTGCTGATGGAGAGCTACCTCAAGGCGGCTATCCGGGTCATGGATGCCGTTTACCAGAGCGACTCCTTGCGCAAGAAAGTCATCTTTGTCAGTGCCGCCGAGCGGAAAAACTCACCCCGTCAGGCAGCCCGGAAGGTGCTCAGCTACCACGCCGCCCTCGCCTTCCGCCGCAAGGTGGAGGATGCCGAAATCGATCCCCTGCTGGCGACCTTCGACGCCCGCATGAAACAAGAGCCCGATTTTGAAAAAGCGCTCCGCACGCCACTCACCTCATTGCTGGTGAACCCGAAGTTCCTGTTCCGCATCCAGCACGATGAACCCGGGAAAAAACAATGGCCACTGAACGACTTCGAGCTCGCCACCCGACTGTCGTATTTCCTCTGGTCGTCGATGCCTGACCCCGAGCTATTCAAACTCGCCAACGAAGGCAAATTGCGCGACCCAGGTGTGCTCAGCGGCCAGATCCGCCGCATGCTGGCCTCGAAGAAATCCACTGCCATGGCGCGTCACTTCGCCGGCCAGTGGATTGGCTTCGAGGAACTGATCGATCGCGCCGAGCCGGATAAAAAGCGCTTCCCCCAGTTCACCCGCTCGCTGCGGGCCTCGATGTATCATGAATCGGTGGCATTTTTCAACCACCTCATCCGCGAGAACCGCCCCGTCACCGAGCTCATCGATGCCGACTACGCCTTCCTCAATGCCGAGCTGGCAGCGCACTACGGCATCCCCGGAGTGACCGGCAATCAGCTGAGGAAAGTGGCCCTCAGCGATCGCAACCGTGGCGGCATCATCGGTATGGGCAGCGTGCTGGTTACCACCTCGTTACCGCTGCGCACCAGTCCGGTGAAACGAGGCACCTGGATCCTCTCCACCATCCTCGGCAGCGCACCACCGCCGCCGCCGCCCGATGCCGGTGAGCTCCCTGCGGACGACAAATCATCCGAGGGACTCAGCTTCCGCAAGCAGCTGGAAATCCACCGCAGCAAGGCGAAGTGCGCCAGCTGCCACGCCAAGATCGATCCTCTGGGGTTCGGTCTGGAGAACTACGATCCGATCGGCCGCTGGCGAAGCGTGGGCGTCAATGGACAAGCGGTCGACTCCGCGGCCGAGCTCCCGGACGGCACCCGCTTTTCCTCTCCCTCCGAGCTGAAAAGCATCCTGATGCAGGATAAGGACAAGATCGCTCGCAACCTCTGTCGCAAGATGTTAGCTTACGCCTTGGGTCGCCCGCTGGAATACTACGATGAGCCGGTGGTGAGCGATTTGCTGAAAACGATCAAGACCAAGGACTACCACATGCAGGCATTGATTATTGCCATCGCCGAGTCCCATCCCTTCCAAAACCGAAGTTCAACCCGATAA
- a CDS encoding DUF1552 domain-containing protein → MANIQRNNWQLPRRTMLKGIGATMALPFLEAMTPLCAAGRDGATPVRMACLFMPNGVRPDKWTPTGSGNNPQLSPILSPLESLKEDILVLSGLSNKASFTGDGHYVKTAGWLTGTTITKTTGSDINANGVSIDQIAARAIGQDTKLPSLELGCERTANGVDTNVNYTRLYASHIAWKTPVAPLPCEINPRVAFDRLFRSRSSQGKPRSSDEQSVLDLVHDDAKRLQKQLGQHDQQKIEEYLQSVREVERRIEHEANELRAGNNLPKDVLKRMEEIDRHISKTMGKATREEELHSMPRFNHTDHVRLMMDIMVLAFWADATRVSTFMFGNAVSGRNFSFLDGVSGGHHQLSHHKKNPKQLDQYQRINTWHVEQYGYMLEQMKKIKEGNGNLLDNSMVMFGSGIRDGNAHSPHNIPTVVAGKAGGTLKTGRHLEYDKGTPLCGLYHGMLKRVGAPVKRIGDATQELPKLG, encoded by the coding sequence ATGGCCAATATCCAACGCAACAACTGGCAACTCCCGCGCCGCACCATGCTCAAAGGCATCGGTGCCACCATGGCGCTGCCCTTTCTCGAAGCCATGACGCCTCTTTGCGCCGCCGGGCGTGACGGTGCCACACCAGTGCGGATGGCCTGCCTGTTCATGCCCAATGGCGTGCGACCCGACAAATGGACGCCCACAGGCTCCGGCAACAATCCCCAACTTTCTCCCATCCTAAGCCCTCTGGAATCGCTCAAGGAGGACATCCTTGTGCTCAGCGGCCTCTCGAACAAGGCCTCCTTCACCGGCGATGGTCACTACGTGAAAACCGCCGGCTGGCTGACCGGAACCACCATCACCAAAACCACCGGCTCTGACATCAATGCCAATGGCGTTTCCATCGATCAGATCGCCGCGCGGGCCATTGGCCAGGATACCAAGCTGCCCTCTCTGGAGCTCGGCTGCGAGCGCACGGCCAACGGAGTGGACACCAATGTCAACTACACCCGCCTCTACGCCTCCCACATTGCCTGGAAAACACCCGTCGCCCCGCTGCCCTGCGAGATCAACCCGCGGGTCGCCTTTGACCGCCTGTTCCGCAGTCGCTCCAGCCAAGGCAAGCCACGCTCCAGCGATGAACAATCGGTGCTCGATCTAGTGCACGACGATGCCAAACGCCTGCAAAAACAGCTCGGCCAGCACGACCAACAAAAGATCGAAGAATACCTGCAGAGCGTGCGCGAAGTGGAACGCCGGATCGAACACGAAGCCAATGAACTAAGGGCTGGAAACAACCTTCCGAAGGACGTGCTCAAGCGGATGGAAGAGATCGACCGCCACATTTCCAAAACCATGGGCAAGGCAACCCGCGAAGAAGAACTGCACTCGATGCCGCGCTTCAATCACACCGATCACGTGCGTCTGATGATGGACATCATGGTGCTCGCCTTCTGGGCAGATGCCACCCGGGTCTCCACCTTCATGTTTGGCAATGCCGTCAGTGGCCGGAACTTCTCCTTCCTTGATGGGGTCAGCGGCGGCCACCACCAACTTTCCCACCACAAAAAGAATCCCAAGCAGCTGGACCAATACCAGCGGATCAACACCTGGCACGTGGAACAATACGGCTACATGCTGGAGCAGATGAAAAAGATCAAAGAGGGCAACGGCAACCTGCTGGACAATTCCATGGTCATGTTCGGCTCCGGCATCCGCGATGGCAATGCGCACAGCCCCCACAACATTCCCACCGTGGTGGCAGGCAAAGCCGGCGGCACGCTGAAGACCGGCCGGCATCTAGAATACGACAAGGGCACCCCGCTCTGCGGCCTCTACCACGGGATGCTGAAACGCGTCGGAGCCCCCGTCAAACGTATCGGCGATGCCACCCAGGAGCTACCCAAGCTGGGATAA
- the ruvX gene encoding Holliday junction resolvase RuvX, giving the protein MDPDHPVLCLDHGEARIGVAATDPVGIMAHPVETIQVKTTDAIERVVELVAQRQVRQIVLGLPLNMNGTEGPAAIKVRKFGNLLKKRLPEIPLHYCDETMTTMSAAEKLHQAGRNAKKQKSIIDQAAAVEILNNWLGQNY; this is encoded by the coding sequence ATGGACCCCGATCACCCAGTCCTCTGCCTCGACCACGGAGAAGCGCGCATCGGTGTTGCCGCCACGGATCCGGTGGGCATCATGGCACACCCGGTGGAAACCATCCAGGTGAAGACCACGGATGCCATCGAGCGGGTGGTCGAGTTAGTGGCGCAGCGGCAAGTCCGGCAGATTGTGTTAGGCCTGCCGCTGAACATGAACGGCACTGAAGGACCGGCCGCGATCAAGGTGCGAAAGTTTGGCAATTTACTGAAAAAGCGCCTACCAGAAATCCCACTGCACTACTGCGATGAGACCATGACCACCATGTCCGCCGCCGAGAAGCTGCATCAGGCAGGTCGGAATGCCAAAAAGCAGAAAAGCATCATCGATCAGGCGGCCGCTGTGGAGATCCTCAATAACTGGCTGGGGCAAAATTACTGA
- a CDS encoding mannose-1-phosphate guanylyltransferase produces the protein MSNHYALILAGGSGTRFWPLSRNARPKQLLNLFGDTTLLNKTISRLEGLVPKENILILTNSLQEAAVREVAAELPAENIFAEPAKRDTAPAVALGIGLIAARDPHATMMVLPSDQLIEDTDAYQSIMRDALAAAENNEALVTVGIKPTWPCPSFGYIERGEPAKIDGPELSNLPHEVTRFREKPNSDLAEKFLSQGNFAWNAGMFIWSVHTVTQELEKHTPELAGFIHELRSSNDVRQTVDETFPSLTPISIDYALMEKASRVLNIEATFDWDDVGSWISVAKYLETQGDNNQTNTELAEIDSENNIIFNARKDSKIALLGVDDLIVVQTDDALLIANRHQADAIKNLGAQLPDELL, from the coding sequence ATGAGCAACCACTACGCACTGATTCTCGCCGGAGGCAGCGGCACACGCTTCTGGCCCTTGTCGAGAAATGCGCGCCCGAAGCAGCTTCTCAACCTCTTCGGCGACACCACTTTACTGAATAAAACCATCTCCCGTCTCGAGGGGCTGGTGCCGAAGGAAAACATCCTGATCCTCACCAACTCCCTGCAAGAGGCTGCCGTGCGCGAAGTGGCTGCCGAGCTGCCTGCCGAGAATATTTTTGCCGAACCGGCGAAACGCGACACCGCTCCGGCAGTGGCTCTGGGCATCGGCCTGATTGCCGCCCGCGACCCTCACGCCACCATGATGGTGCTGCCCTCAGACCAGCTGATTGAGGACACCGACGCGTATCAATCGATCATGCGCGACGCCCTCGCAGCCGCGGAGAACAACGAGGCGCTGGTGACCGTGGGCATCAAGCCCACCTGGCCCTGCCCGTCCTTCGGATACATCGAACGCGGCGAGCCTGCCAAAATCGACGGCCCGGAACTCAGCAATCTACCGCATGAAGTGACCCGCTTTCGCGAAAAACCCAACTCCGACCTCGCCGAGAAATTCCTTTCCCAAGGGAACTTCGCCTGGAATGCGGGCATGTTTATCTGGTCGGTCCACACCGTCACCCAGGAGCTGGAAAAACACACCCCAGAGCTGGCCGGATTCATTCACGAGCTGCGCTCCAGCAACGATGTGCGCCAGACGGTCGATGAAACATTCCCCAGCCTGACACCGATCTCCATCGACTACGCGCTGATGGAAAAAGCCAGCCGCGTGCTCAACATCGAGGCCACCTTCGATTGGGACGATGTCGGCTCCTGGATTTCCGTCGCGAAGTATCTCGAAACCCAGGGCGACAACAATCAGACCAATACTGAGCTCGCCGAGATCGACAGCGAGAACAACATCATCTTCAACGCCCGCAAGGACTCCAAGATTGCCCTGCTGGGTGTCGATGACCTGATTGTGGTGCAGACAGACGATGCCCTACTGATCGCCAACCGTCACCAGGCGGACGCTATCAAGAACCTCGGCGCCCAGCTGCCGGACGAGCTTCTCTAG
- a CDS encoding CvfB family protein: MTVDSRAANAYLIARGADLTYVARMADIGERARLKVLRESGPGLFLDSEGVNGEILLPRHETTGDVKLGEAVEVFLYCDSEDRPIATMRKPLAMPGEFATLRCVNVTPIGSFLDWGLAKDLLVPFREQLNRLDVGKSYAVYVYVDEKSGRIVASRRITRFLKKERPDYEVGQEVDLRIFGKTDLGYKAIINGEYAGVLFANEVFQDLQSGEQTVGYITGLRADGKVDLSLYKPGQAKIDDLEARIEEELDARGGYWELCDASPAEVIYAELGVSKKAFKRATGALFRKRRITIGKDGIRQVK, from the coding sequence ATGACGGTGGATTCACGGGCGGCGAACGCTTATTTGATCGCTAGAGGCGCCGATCTCACCTATGTTGCGCGCATGGCAGACATTGGCGAACGCGCACGGTTGAAAGTATTACGAGAAAGTGGCCCCGGACTATTCCTCGATTCCGAGGGCGTCAATGGCGAGATCCTGCTGCCACGCCACGAAACCACCGGCGATGTGAAGCTGGGCGAAGCGGTGGAGGTCTTTCTTTACTGCGATTCCGAAGACCGACCGATCGCCACCATGCGCAAGCCGCTCGCCATGCCCGGTGAGTTTGCCACCCTGCGCTGTGTCAACGTCACCCCCATCGGTTCCTTCCTCGATTGGGGTTTGGCCAAGGATTTGTTGGTCCCCTTCCGCGAGCAGCTGAATCGTCTGGATGTGGGGAAAAGCTATGCCGTCTACGTCTATGTCGATGAAAAGAGCGGACGCATCGTCGCCAGTCGGCGGATCACACGCTTCCTCAAAAAAGAGCGCCCCGACTATGAGGTGGGCCAGGAGGTGGACTTGCGTATTTTCGGAAAAACCGACCTCGGCTACAAGGCCATCATCAATGGCGAATACGCAGGAGTCCTTTTTGCCAACGAAGTTTTCCAAGACCTCCAATCCGGAGAGCAAACCGTGGGATACATCACCGGCCTGCGTGCTGACGGCAAGGTGGACCTCTCACTTTACAAACCAGGCCAAGCTAAAATCGACGACCTCGAAGCCAGAATCGAAGAAGAGCTGGACGCCCGTGGCGGCTACTGGGAGCTCTGCGATGCCAGTCCGGCGGAAGTGATCTATGCGGAATTAGGTGTCAGCAAAAAAGCCTTCAAACGCGCTACCGGTGCTCTCTTCCGAAAGCGCCGCATCACCATCGGCAAGGATGGCATCCGGCAGGTGAAATAG
- a CDS encoding arylsulfatase, whose product MKRFPLHPTVAALALLASSAVDARQPNIIYINTDDWGIGKVPAYQMDSASEKIIKTPNIDRLKEDGMQFTNAYAGNAVCGPSRCSLITGKHPGHAVWRANRRTMPKELWPPSYPLLGEVARRAGYTTAGFGKLSPGGHSTPEEITGCGWDYWLGFLGHVDCRDYYANFIWENGQRIRLPKNTRAVLKGTSFKEKPIGSGVVGEGKGTFIEDLYTDKIIEFMTSNKDKPFFVYFASTVPHGGPPGGMRVPSLEGYDKVENLTVYEQVYCALMTRHDRNVGRIREAVKQLGLEKDTLIIWTSDNGDEDSYYKRTKTFDGNGPFRMMKRSLYEGGIRVPLIAYWPGTIKPGTTTDVQTTQRDVMPTLADAGGKPKTEEMDGISILPTLQGQPEQQAKRDYIYFEFYERGKQQSVRMGDWKAYRKGGWEGKIELYDLAKDREEQHDLAAQHPELVKRMAEIMRKEHSPSPIWNLDPEDEKD is encoded by the coding sequence ATGAAACGTTTTCCCCTTCACCCCACGGTCGCCGCTCTGGCACTGCTGGCCAGCTCTGCCGTGGATGCCCGGCAGCCGAACATTATTTATATCAACACCGACGACTGGGGCATCGGTAAGGTGCCGGCCTACCAAATGGACTCCGCCAGTGAGAAAATCATCAAGACGCCGAACATTGACCGACTCAAGGAGGACGGCATGCAGTTCACCAATGCCTATGCCGGCAATGCCGTCTGTGGTCCTTCGCGCTGCTCCCTGATCACTGGCAAGCACCCGGGCCATGCTGTGTGGCGGGCGAACCGGAGGACGATGCCGAAAGAGCTGTGGCCACCGTCGTATCCTCTGTTAGGTGAGGTCGCGCGTCGGGCCGGCTACACCACCGCCGGATTTGGAAAGCTCAGCCCCGGGGGGCACTCGACGCCCGAGGAGATCACCGGCTGCGGCTGGGACTACTGGCTCGGCTTCCTCGGTCACGTCGACTGCCGCGATTACTACGCCAATTTTATCTGGGAAAATGGCCAACGCATTCGCTTGCCGAAAAATACCCGCGCGGTGCTGAAGGGCACCTCGTTCAAGGAGAAACCGATCGGTTCAGGTGTCGTAGGCGAAGGCAAAGGAACCTTCATCGAGGATCTCTACACCGATAAAATCATCGAGTTCATGACGTCCAACAAGGATAAGCCATTCTTCGTTTACTTCGCCAGCACGGTGCCGCACGGAGGCCCTCCCGGTGGTATGCGGGTGCCGAGCCTCGAAGGTTACGACAAGGTGGAAAACTTGACCGTTTACGAGCAGGTCTACTGTGCTCTGATGACCCGTCACGATCGCAATGTCGGCCGCATCCGCGAGGCGGTGAAGCAGCTGGGGCTGGAAAAGGACACCCTCATCATCTGGACCTCCGACAATGGCGATGAAGACAGCTACTACAAGCGCACCAAGACCTTTGATGGCAATGGTCCCTTTCGCATGATGAAGCGCTCGCTCTACGAGGGCGGCATCCGGGTGCCACTGATCGCCTACTGGCCGGGCACCATCAAACCGGGCACCACTACGGACGTGCAGACCACTCAACGCGATGTCATGCCGACCCTGGCCGATGCCGGAGGCAAGCCGAAGACTGAGGAAATGGACGGCATTTCCATCCTCCCCACCTTGCAAGGCCAGCCGGAGCAGCAGGCCAAGCGGGACTACATTTACTTCGAGTTCTACGAACGTGGAAAACAGCAATCGGTCCGCATGGGCGACTGGAAAGCCTATCGCAAAGGTGGTTGGGAAGGAAAGATCGAGCTCTACGACCTCGCCAAAGATCGTGAAGAACAACACGACCTCGCCGCCCAGCACCCTGAGTTGGTCAAGCGCATGGCCGAGATCATGAGAAAAGAGCACAGCCCCAGTCCCATCTGGAATCTCGACCCCGAAGACGAGAAGGACTGA
- a CDS encoding valine--pyruvate transaminase, producing MSENFSNFGQRLCMGSGIEELMDDLGNALVNGGPDTKMLGGGQPAHIPEVNALWRRRMEEILSSPGGMEKMLANYDPPRGNPIFLESIAQLFRENFGWDISAKNIAITAGGQTAFFFLFNALAGEFKDGSKKKILLPLVPEYIGYSNQSVGSDIFRAVKPMIEKIGEHDFKYRVDFDNLNVDDDIAAICVSRPTNPTGNVLTDNEIAKLRALADEKGIPLIIDNAYGAPFPNIIFTEATPVWNDNIVLTLSLSKIGLPGTRTGIVIAREEIAAAVSSMSAIVGLANGNVGQQIMQPLVESGEILKLSNEVVKPFYVEKSRQARAWVEEAFDPELPYRVHLSEGALFLWLWFEDLPITTAELYERLKKRGVLVVSGHYFFFGLEDESWQHRHECIRMTYTMDERTVQGGIQIIAEEVAAAYAGKTVEV from the coding sequence ATGAGTGAGAACTTTTCTAATTTCGGCCAACGCCTGTGCATGGGCAGCGGCATCGAAGAACTGATGGACGATCTGGGCAATGCCCTGGTCAATGGCGGCCCGGATACCAAAATGTTAGGTGGCGGTCAGCCAGCCCACATCCCCGAGGTCAACGCGCTCTGGCGCAGACGTATGGAGGAAATCCTGAGTTCCCCCGGCGGCATGGAGAAAATGCTGGCGAACTACGATCCGCCGCGCGGCAACCCGATCTTCCTCGAATCCATCGCCCAGCTTTTCCGCGAGAACTTCGGCTGGGACATCAGCGCGAAAAACATCGCCATCACCGCCGGTGGCCAGACCGCCTTCTTCTTCCTCTTCAACGCCCTCGCCGGTGAGTTCAAAGACGGCTCGAAGAAAAAAATCCTGCTGCCGCTGGTGCCGGAATACATCGGTTACTCGAATCAATCGGTCGGCTCCGACATCTTCCGTGCGGTGAAGCCGATGATTGAGAAAATTGGCGAGCACGATTTCAAATACCGCGTCGATTTTGACAACCTCAACGTCGATGACGACATCGCCGCGATCTGTGTGTCGCGCCCGACCAACCCCACCGGCAACGTCCTCACCGATAACGAGATCGCCAAGCTTCGTGCCCTGGCCGATGAAAAAGGCATCCCATTGATCATCGATAATGCTTACGGTGCACCCTTCCCCAACATCATTTTCACCGAGGCCACACCGGTCTGGAACGATAACATCGTGCTGACCCTCAGCCTGTCCAAAATCGGGCTGCCTGGCACCCGCACCGGCATCGTGATTGCCCGTGAGGAAATTGCGGCCGCGGTGTCATCGATGAGTGCCATCGTGGGGCTCGCCAACGGCAATGTCGGCCAGCAGATCATGCAGCCTCTGGTTGAGAGCGGTGAGATTCTCAAGCTCAGCAACGAGGTGGTGAAGCCGTTTTACGTCGAAAAATCCCGCCAGGCACGCGCCTGGGTGGAAGAGGCCTTTGATCCGGAACTGCCCTACCGCGTCCACCTCAGCGAGGGTGCCTTGTTCCTCTGGCTGTGGTTTGAGGACCTGCCGATCACCACGGCGGAGCTCTACGAACGCTTGAAAAAACGGGGCGTGCTGGTGGTTTCCGGCCACTACTTCTTCTTCGGCCTCGAGGATGAATCCTGGCAGCATCGCCACGAGTGCATTCGCATGACCTACACCATGGACGAGCGCACTGTCCAAGGTGGCATCCAAATCATCGCCGAAGAGGTGGCCGCCGCCTACGCAGGCAAGACCGTGGAGGTATAA